The uncultured Cohaesibacter sp. region CTCGATTGCGGGATCCTATGATGTCGCAATGGCTCGTGCGCGCCGCTTTTTTCTTGATACCGGGAATGTTGAGGGCAATATACCCGTAACCATTCTTCAATCTTGGCGGCGCAGTGCAGACTATGGCGTTGCCATGGAAACGCCCGCCAAGGTTGAAATTCCCACGCGGGCGGAGCTTAGTGCCCTGATCGAGCGCAATGAGTCCCTTGTGCAAGCATCTTGGGGGGAAGTGGAGGCCTTGCGCCGCGACATCGGGCAGTCGGAAGGGGTGGTGATCCTGACGGATCCCGAGGGTCAGATCCTCATGCGGGTCGGCAATGATACTTTCATGCAGGAGGCCAATCGTCTCGCCCTGATGCCGGGGGCGTCCTGGAACGAGCGGCTGATGGGGACCAATGCCATCGGTACAGCCATTCAGGAAGAAAGTCCTTTGACTATTTGTGGGACCGAGCATTTTCTTGATCCCAATGGTGTCCTGAGCTGTTCTGCAATTCCTATACTCAATCCGCAAGGCAGCATCCTCGGCACTCTTGATCTCAGTACACCGGCCAATGTTCCACATGATCATTTGCTGGCCTTGCTCGGGCGCGCCGTCACGCATATTGAACGGAATGTTTTCCAGTATAACAGCGATAGCTGGGAGCGAATGATCATTCACAACAATCCCAGTCTTCTGGGCAGTCCGCATGAAGGCGTACTGGCCTTTGAGGGAGACAAGCTTGTGGGGGCCAACCGGATTGCGATGACCCTGCTCGGCTTGCCATGGAGCGCTATTGGTGGTTTGCGCTTCAATGATCTTTTCTCGGTGCAGCATGGCAGTGTCAACCGAACTGCTTCTGCAGACGAATGCATCGTGCAGACGTTGAATGGTCAGACTTTCTTCGCCCGCATGGTGCAGGCTACGTCGGAGCGGCGCCGTCAAGTCGTTAGTCCTACACCTCTTAGCCAACAAAGAAACGTAAAAGATCTTCCGCGCCATCCTCATGAAATTCTGGATGATTTGCAGAAGGATCATATTGTAGGCCCTATTTCACGACGCAAACCTCATGCCGGAGCGCTGCTCACAGCTTCTGACGAGCGGGATGATAGCGGGGAAGCTGTGCTCATTGTGGTCCAGGGTGAGGTGCGTTGTTTCACTTCCTTTGAGGGCAAGGAACTGACCCTGTTTTCGCTTGGGCCGGGCGACGCCATGATCTTGCGCGATCACCTGCAAATGGAAATGCGAACGGAAGGCGAAGTTTATATCTTGCGTCACAAGGAATTTGAAACCGCGCTTGGTATGAGTACCGAGTTTGCCCTGTCCGTCATTCCAGTTGTTGAGCATCTGCTCAGAAAGTCCATCGAACTGATAGAGGACATGGTCTTTCATAGCGTCAAGTTCAGGCTTGTGCGGATGGTGGTCGATCGCGTCGATAAATCCGGGCGCCCGACTGCGCGCGGAATTTCGGTTCAGATGCAGTCGAATGGTGAAGAAATCGCGATGCGCCTTGGTGTGACCCGACAAACGGTTTCAACTGCCATCGCAGGACTGATCCGCGACGGTTATGTTGAAAGGCTTGGCTCAAAAGAGTTCCTCGTCAGGGATCTTGGCAAGCTCAAAGCCCTTCTGGACAAGAAATAGATACCTCTTTCTCAAGCCTTCTCGAAAAATCTCGAAAAGACTTCTGGCGAGACCTAAAAGCCTGTTGTGACATCGGCCTTGATTGTTGACCGATCTGTCAAGGCAGGGCATGCGACATGACGAAACTGCCTCCGTGCGCCCTTTCGCTCGCGGCGCAGGTTCAGCTTTGAAAGGATATGAATATGTGTGGCACCTGTGGCTGTTCCGATCCGAACTCTGCGGTTTCAATGATTGATCCTGAAACTGGTGAAGCGTCCCTTCTGCGGTCAGATCATGATCACCATCATCACGACCATACCCATCACCACCATCATCATGCGCACAATGCTCATGGTCACAGTCATCATCATGACCACGACCATAGTCATGAACACAGCGGACGTATCATTTCTGTGGAGCAGGCAATTCTGGCGGAAAATGATCGTCTGGCCCAGCGCAATCGCGGCTGGTTTGAAGGGCGCGGTGTGCTTGCGCTCAATCTGGTTAGTTCACCCGGAGCGGGAAAGACGACATTGCTAGAAAAGACCATCGAGACCTTATCCCCCACTGTGGAACTGACAGTGATCGAAGGCGACCAGATGACAACCAATGACGCTGACAGGATACGCGCAGCCGGAGCCAGCGCCCTGCAAATCAATACAGGGGCCGGCTGTCATCTGGAGGCAGACATGATAGCCGCCGCGACGAAAAAACTAAATCCTGCACCGGGTTCGATCGTGATGATCGAAAATGTCGGCAATCTGGTATGTCCTGCCATGTTCGATCTGGGGGAGCATATGAAGATCGCGATTGTTTCAACAACCGAGGGCGACGATAAACCGGTGAAATATCCCTACATGTTCAGTGCCTCAGAAGTGGTGATTGTCAACAAGATCGATCTTGCGCCTTACGTGGATTTTGATGAAGAGCGGATTTCCGCAAATATCCGCAAAGTCAATCCGCAGGCCCGTATCTTTATGCTGTCGGCTCGCACAGGAGAGGGAATGGCTGAGTGGATCGATTTTCTCAAAGAATTGAAAAGGGACATGTCTGTAGCTGGTTAGGCTTGGGCCCTGGAGCTCTTGCTATGAGGTGTTGGAGGAAGGCTGGTTATGTTGGCACTATCGCTCATCATTCGCGGTCAGGTGCAGGGGGTGGGGTTTCGGCCCACCGTCTGGCGCTTGGCGCGTGAGTATGGCTTGACGGGCGATGTTAAGAATACAGGCGAAGGCGTAGAGGTTCGGGTTTGGGGGGAGATGGCTGAAAGGTTCGAGGCCATTCTCAAGGCCAATCTGCCCGGGCTTGCACGGATCGACAGCATTGCTCGGCATTCTCTGTCGGGAGCCGCTCCTCAAAGCTTTGAAATCGTGAACAGTCAGGAGGGAAGCGTAACGCAGTTGGCGGTTACGCCAGACATGGCAACCTGTCCGGATTGCCTCGATGAAATCCAGGATCCCTTTGATCGTCGCTATCGCTATCCTTTCAACAATTGCACCAACTGCGGACCGCGTTTCACCATTGTTCAATCCGGCCCCTATGATCGGGCCAGAACCACCATGGCGCCCTTTGTCATGTGCGAGGATTGTGCGGGCGAATTCGCAAACCCCGCCGACCGACGCTTTCATGCCCAGCCTGTAGCCTGCCCACACTGTGGCCCGACGGTCTGGATCGAAGATTTGAAAAGCGGAGCGCGGGTCGAAGCCGATGATAGCCCTCGGTTGCTGGCTGATCTGATTCTTGCGGGTCATGTCGTAGCCATCCGTGGACTTGGTGGCGTGCATCTGGCCTGTGACGCGACCAATGCCAAAACGGTCGAAGCGTTGCGTATACGCAAGAGACGCAAGGCCAAGGCCTTTGCGATGATGGCACGGGATCTGAAGGTCATTGGGCGGTATGTGGCTATTTCCACTGTGGAAGCAGCGGTGCTCACCAGCCCGGCTGCGCCTATTTTGTTGCTCTACGGACAAGGGGAAACATTGCCGGAGGCCGTGGCTCCCGGTCTTTCACGCCTTGGTTTCATGTTGCCCCATACGCCCCTGCATCATCTGATGTTCGAGTATCTGGATCGGCCTCTTATCATGACTTCGGGGAATATCTCGGGGCATCCCCAATGCACAACCAATGAGGAGATCCGCGACAAGCTTTCGGCTATTGCCGACTTCGCCCTGATGCATGATCGGGAGATCGCGAACCGGATTGACGACAGTGTGGTGGCGGTAGACTTGGGTGAGGCGCGCATTCTGCGCAGGGCACGGGGATATGCGCCGCAGGCCATAACTCTGCCGGATGATTTTCCTCAGGAACCTTGCATTTTGGCGATGGGGTCGGAACTGAAAAACACTTTCTGTCTCACTCAAAAAGGGCAGGCAATCCTCAGTCAGCATATGGGCGATCTGGAAGATGCGGCCACCAACGAAGAGCAGAGGCACAATCTAGCTCTGTTCAGCGCCCTTTTTCACCATCATGCGGAGCACCTTATTGTTGATGCGCATCCTGATTATCTTTCCACCCGATTTGGCTATGAGATTGCTAAAGGACGGCCCGTTGCGGAGGTGCAGCATCATCATGCGCACATTGCGTCCTGTATGGCCGAGAATGGGGTAAGACTGGCAGATGGACCAATTTTGGGGCTGGCTCTGGATGGCTCTGGCTTGGGATATGATGGCACCATATGGGGGGGCGAATTTCTTCTGGCCGATTACCAAAGCTATCGACGTCTGGCTCACATCAAACCGGTGCCTTTGCCTGGTGGAGCAGCGGCTGTGCGCGAACCCTGGCGCAATGCGTATGCGCATGTGGTTTCCAGCATGGGCTGGCCTCAATTTGCTGACCGCTTTGGCAATCTTGATTTGGTGGAGCGCTTTGGTGCGCAACCGTTGGCTACGCTGGATGCAATGATGCGCGAGGGCATCAACGCACCATTGAGTTCCTCTTGTGGACGCCTGTTTGATGCGGCAGCAGCTCTTTGCGGCGTTGCATGGGGGCGGCAGAGCTTTGAGGGCGAGGCGGCCATGCTGTTTGAAGCGGTAATCGATCGCCAATGTTTGAAAGCCGAGGAGAGGGCAGCCTACCCATTTGTCGTTCGGGCGGGAAGCCCTTTGCAGCTTGATCCTGCTCCAGCGCTAGAGGCTATGCTTGAAGATAGACTGAAAGGCGCTTCTTCGGGATTGCTGTCAGCGCGTTTTCATCTTGGGTTGGCTGAAGCTTTGGCAAGGCTGACATTGATATTGGCGCATCAGCAGAGGATCAATATCGTCGCTTTGTCCGGTGGCTGCTTCCAGAATGCGACACTGTTTGCTCTTTTGCATGATCGTCTGGCAAATGAGGGGCTTCATATTCTGAGCCACAGCAAGGTGCCTTGTAATGATGGGGGATTGTCTTTGGGGCAGGCCGCTATTGGTTTGGCACGTGGCCTGAACCTGATGAGTGGGTGAAAGTTGGCTTCAGTCTTGCGCTGGTCTGGCGAGACTGACTTGAGAGAAGAAAGGGTGCGAGATGTGTTTGGGAATTCCTGGACAGATCGTTGGGATCACTGATCCAGAACGAAAACTGGCGATGGTGGATATTTCCGGCGTACGCCGCGAGGTCAATGTCACTTGCGTAGCGATGAACAACGCTCTGGAAGATCTTGTTGGTCAATGGACGCTCATCCATGTGGGGTTCGCCATGAGCCTGATTGACGAAGCAGAGGCCGCCCTGACCCTCAAGGCTCTGCATGAGCTGGATGAGGTTTCCGACACGCTGGAAAGCATTGAAGAAACAAAGACCATGCTGGGGGCGGAAACTCAGTCGGGGCAGGGACCTTCGTAATGAAATATGTGACTGAATTTCGCGATCCCACAGCAGCAAAGAGCCTTCTTGGCGCGATCAGCAAAACCATTGACCAGATTGGGGCTACGGCAGAAGAACCTGTGCGCCTGATGGAAATCTGTGGCGGACACACCCATGCAATTTTCCGCTATGGGCTGGATCGTCTCACCCCTCAAGGGCTGGAATTCATTCACGGGCCGGGCTGCCCAGTCTGTGTGCTGCCCATGAAAAGGGTGGATGAATGCGTGGAGATCGCCATGAAGCCGGGAGTGATCTTTACCACCTTTGGTGATGCCATGCGGGTGCCCGGACGCAAGAAATCGCTTCTTGATGCGAAATCTGAAGGGGCAGATGTGCGCATGGTCTATTCCCCACTCGATGCGCTGGAATTGGCGCGGACCAATCCTGATCGGGAAGTCGTGTTTTTCGGTCTCGGTTTTGAGACGACGACGCCGTCTACAGCCTTGACAATTTTGCAGGCGGCGGAGGAAGGGATCTCCAATTTTTCACTTTTTTGCAATCATATAACAGTGACCCCGCCTCTCAGGCTGTTGCTGGAAGATCCGGAAATGAAGCTTGATGGCTTTATCGGGCCTGGACATGTTTCCATGGTTATTGGCACTCGTCCGTATGACTTTATTGCGCGTGATTATGGCAAGCCGTTGGTCGTGGCCGGGTTCGAGCCGCTTGATCTCTTGCAGTCGATACTTATGGTGCTCAGGCAGCTGGCCGAAGGGCGTGCCGAAATCGAAAACCAATACGCACGGATCGTGCCTGCGGAAGGCAATCCGGCCTCTTTGGCTGCGATTTCACAAGTCTATGAACCGCGTCCGACCTTTGAGTGGCGCGGTCTTGGTGAAATTGACAGGTCCGGCCTGCGCATTCGCAAGGCTTATGCCTCCTATGACGCAGAGCGTAAATTCGACGTCGGCTATGGATCGTCCAAACCGCATCAACCGGATATGGAGAGCTTTGCCTGTGGTGCGGTGATGATGGGGCGAATGAAGCCTTTCGTTTGTCCGGAATTTGGCAAAGGCTGTACGCCGGAACATCCTCTTGGGGCGCTGATGGTTTCATCTGAAGGGGCTTGTGCAGCCTATTATCAATATGCCGATACGAGGCCGGAGGGTGTAGAATGAATGAGATGAGCAAGCTTACTGCGGGGCGGATATCTCTTGCGCATGGTGGCGGCGGCAAGGCCATGCATGATCTGATCAACCAGATTTTTACGGCACGCTTCAAGCCGCAAAGCCGAGAGGATCAGGCCCGCCTTAAGCATCCGGCATTGTTAGAGCCGGGCGCGCAACTGGCCTTTACCACTGACAGCTTTGTTGTTTCTCCGTTGGAATTTCCCGGTGGTGATATCGGCAAGATCTCGGTGTGCGGTACGGTCAACGATCTAGCCGTGGGAGGAGCTCAACCTCTCTGGTTATCGGCTGGCTTTATCCTTGAGGAAGGCTTTGATATTGCGACCTTGATGCGCATCGTTGAGAGCATGGTCTGCACCGCTGAAGAAGCCGGGGTATCAATCGTTACGGGTGATACCAAGGTGGTCGACAAAGGCAAAGGGGACGGTGTTTTTATTAATACGTCAGGGGTTGGTGTGATCCCTCCGGGAAGGGAATTGCTTGCTTCTTCAGTCAAGGCGGGTGACGTGGCCATTGTCAATCATCGGCTTGGCGACCATGGCGCTGCGATTTTGGCAGCGCGGGGCGATCTTGCCCTATCGGCTTCCATTGCCAGTGATTGCCAACCACTCAATGGCCTCATGGAAGCGGTGCTACGGGTTGCTCCTCATGTTAGGGCGGCGCGAGACGCGACCAGAGGTGGGCTTGCTTCATCTCTTAATGAAATCGCTCAAGAGGCTGGTGTAGGGATCGAGATCGAGGAAAAACTTTTGCCGATTCATTCTGAGGTGCGTGGTGTTTCCGAAATTCTCGGGCTTGACCCTCTTTATCTGGCCAACGAGGGCACCTTGGTTCTGTTTGTGCCCGAAGCTGAAGCCGAAGCCGCGCTAGGTGCAATGAAAGCTACATCTGCGGGACATCAATCGGCGATCATAGGACGTGCCGTGGAGGACCATCCGAAACGCGTCATCATGCAAACGTTGTTTGGGGGCGGGCGGATTGTTGATATGCTGGTTGGAGAACAACTGCCACGCATTTGTTGAGGCTATATACCAGATTTGCTCCATAGAATAACCGTTAACTGTAGATGCGGATAAAACCAATCGTCATTCCAAATGCTTCGGCAGGGGGCGCACGATTAGTTTATGGAATGTGCGCCCCGTTAGCGCGTATTGGGCCAAATAGGTTGATTTTCTAAGAGATAGATTTTGTCTCATTGTAACCCAATAGGGAAGGTATGAGGTGAACATCAGGTAATGGGCTCAGTTCTTGAGGGAAGATCGTCAAAGACATGAAGCATTCTCGTGGTATTACATATCAAACAGGAGACACAGGGCAAAACTGAATGGTGGCATAAAACCTTGAAAAACCGGTTTTTACTTGAAAATATCACACCTGCTTACGTCTACTTTGGCCGAGACTAAGCCATTCTGAACCAAAGAGAAATCATCAAACAAAACGCTCACAACAAGGCGCTTGCTTCACCGCAAAACAGCCGCATAATATCCGTAACCAGATGAGAAGAACTCTCTCTTATGTTTGAACCCGCTTGGTTCCAATATCTTTGATGACAAATAAGCTTACTAGTGGCTGCTCATTTGATGCGGCGCAGGCGTTGCATTGTACGATGCCGTCATTGGCCTTACGTATGCTGTCTTTATAACAGTTAAAGCCTTCTTTCTTTTGTACAGTTTTCATTGAGCCCTCGCTTTGCATTATCTCGAAACCCCATCATTTTCCGACCTCCGCAAACGGTCTCTCCAACTGGCCTGATCTGGCCGAAGAACGGCTTATGCCTCGATTGCTTAGGCCGCAATGGTTCGGATTGGCTTTCTTCCCCTGTCGGCGAGCCGACATTCCTCGCGAAACAACAAAGCCACGCCTCTCCATCCTCCGCTGTGCTTCGGTCGCAAGGATGCGGCAGCAATCGTCTTCGGCCTTTTGATCGCCATCGAGACCGCATGGTGCGGGATCGGAAACAAAATGGAGATTTAAAATGGCTACCATCGGCACCTTCAAGAAGAACGGCACCAACGAATATACCGGTGAAATCGTCACTCTCAGCGTCCAGGCAAAAGGCGTCCGCATCATCCCCGACATTCGCGCAACTGCTGAAAACGCTCCCAGCCACCGTGTCCTAGTCGGCCGTGCCGAAATCGGGGCTGCCTGGTCCAAGCGATCCAGCGAAGGTCGTGACTATCTTGGCCTCAAACTGGATGATCCCAGCTTCACAGCTCCGATCTATGCCAACCTCTTCGACGATGAAGATGGTGAGAGCTACATCCTGATCTGGTCCCGTCCCAATGGGCACCGTAGCGAATGAAATCGCAAAGGCTCCGGCAATCGCCGGAGCCTTCTTCATGCCTTCTCGAGTTGGTCCCTCACAAGCTTGACGCGCGTGCCAATGATCTTCCTGACGGTCTTAAGGGCCGGATGAAACAGGTCTTCGGCTTGCAGCTCGACGAGCAGAGCATCGGCTTCTTCTTCAATCCTGTTGGCCATTGTCGCTAGTTCGGTGCGGAGCACTCTCTGTGCAGCCTTGGTTTGCGAGGTGAGCGCGTACCATTGTTCAAGCGTGATTGTGTCAGCAAGACCACGGCCGCCAATCTGCATGGCTAGCTTCTTGGTGAGACGTGGATAGGCCGCAGTGCAGACCACGTCATAGAGGGGGGCCAGATCCGGTGTGCTGGCGTGATAGAGCAAAGAGAAATTCTTGGCATGGGCATCTGCGTTTCCGACCATATAATGAAACATCACCATGCGCTGGAACGCGAGCCTGTCAGCGGCAGGGCGACGCGTGTGTTTCTGGATCAAGCCTGCAGACTGTGCAATCCCTGGTCCGCCTTCTTCTTCATATTTGAGTTCGGGCGGCACGCTGAGAGCCTGACAGAAGTCTTCCTGATGCAGCTTGGCAATGGAGCCGTCCGCTTGCTGAATGCGGTCATAGCGCTCCACTAGAATGAAGTCAGTGTTTCCTGCTGACGATTTGATGACATGTGGAGCCTGAAGCCCGACGCGGTTTGCGAGGCGCATGCAGAAGAGTTCATTCTCAACCGTACCGTCCAGCCCTTCAATGAAGGGCTTGAGGATATGGGTTGTCGGCTTGCCGGCTCTGGGGAGCGAGATTTGACCGTCCATCACGCACACCGCCAGCTTGTCCTGTGCTCCGGCAAGAGACAGGCGCACACCTTCCTCACCACCGAGCAAGGGGCGATCCCGCAACAGATCAAGGATCTGGCTCAGGCGCTTCTCGTCCAGTGGTTCAATATCCTGAGAGTTGAAATCCGGGGGAGCAGATCCCTGTGGCAAGAGCGAGAGGGCACCAGCACATTCACCACCGATGATTTCCAGTAGCCCAAAGGCATTTTGCTGCGAGACACCAAGAGCGGCAGCGAGTCTTTTGCGCGCGCGCTCATCTGGTAGCAGTCCGGAAAAGAAAGGTCGGGCTACCGCATCAGGGCAGGGGACCTCTTGCAGGGGCATTGAGACTGAAAGAGCGGCTCCGTTGGAAGACAGGTAGTCAGGATCATAGAAGAAGCAGAGTTGCCCATCATCCATCTGAATTAGGGAACCTGCCAAACTCTCGCGCAAATAGACATCAAGAGAGCGGCTCATGCTTCATTGTCCCGGTTGTTGACCGTGAAGGTAAGGCCAAGGGTCTGCATAACTGTGAGAGCCAGTCCCACTTGGCAACTCTCCTTGCCATGCTCCAGCTCACGCACAAAGCGCACGCCTACCCCCGATAGGGCTGCCAGTTGTTCCTGTGTCAGCGCCTGCCGTTTGCGCTCTTCCCGAATGAGCGCTCCAAGATCTTGAGAATTATCGATGTTGGCCATGATCATCCCTTTCGGGACGAATTTAGCACAACTCAGTTAAAAATGCACGAAAAAGACCCGAACGGGACGAACGGTGCCATAGGAATGATGATGTGGCTGAAAACATCCCGAACGGGATGATTGATGGGGAGCGTCTCTGTTCAAGCTGTCTCGCAAATATATCTGGAGATGTCTGGTCCGAGCATGCTCTTCAAAAGCTCGGAATCTAGGCGTCAATCTGAGGTCATCATTTGATAGATCCTAGCAGCAACTTTGTCAGCTGCAGCAATCAGGACTGCATCCAGATGATGGATATAGCGGCTTGTGACAGTCGCGGCAGAATGGCCAAGCATTGCTGCGATGGTCAATTCAGAATAGCCAAGGTCTCCGGCCGTTGAGGCGAAAGAGTGCCTCAAAGTGTGTGGGCTCACGTCTGTGAAACCTGCTCGTTTCTTGATGCGCATCCAACCACCGGGCAATCCGCCGAAAATCTGACCTGTTCGGGCAGGTGTCAGGACATAAGGCCAGTCTTCTTCGCGTTCAATAGCTTCTATGTGGTCTAGCAAAGCCCGTCCTGCAGGCCGAACGGATGACCCTTCCTTACTGTCCAGTAGCCTTAGGCAGCCTTCATTCGATTGTACTTCATCCCACTTCAGGTTCGTGATCTCACCAGAACGGCAACCGCTCAATGCCAGGAGCCAGATGCAGTCGATTAGTTGATGGAGCTCACCTTCGGCCTTTGCTTCTTCGAGGGCTTTTCCGAGTGATCTATATTCCGAGGGTGACAGGCGGCGAGTTCTAATCTTGTCTGCTGGACGCTTGACGCCAATTGATGGGCTGACATCGATAATGCCTTCCGAAACTGCGAAAGCTAGGA contains the following coding sequences:
- a CDS encoding DUF736 domain-containing protein, encoding MATIGTFKKNGTNEYTGEIVTLSVQAKGVRIIPDIRATAENAPSHRVLVGRAEIGAAWSKRSSEGRDYLGLKLDDPSFTAPIYANLFDDEDGESYILIWSRPNGHRSE
- the hypD gene encoding hydrogenase formation protein HypD gives rise to the protein MKYVTEFRDPTAAKSLLGAISKTIDQIGATAEEPVRLMEICGGHTHAIFRYGLDRLTPQGLEFIHGPGCPVCVLPMKRVDECVEIAMKPGVIFTTFGDAMRVPGRKKSLLDAKSEGADVRMVYSPLDALELARTNPDREVVFFGLGFETTTPSTALTILQAAEEGISNFSLFCNHITVTPPLRLLLEDPEMKLDGFIGPGHVSMVIGTRPYDFIARDYGKPLVVAGFEPLDLLQSILMVLRQLAEGRAEIENQYARIVPAEGNPASLAAISQVYEPRPTFEWRGLGEIDRSGLRIRKAYASYDAERKFDVGYGSSKPHQPDMESFACGAVMMGRMKPFVCPEFGKGCTPEHPLGALMVSSEGACAAYYQYADTRPEGVE
- a CDS encoding type II toxin-antitoxin system HipA family toxin → MSRSLDVYLRESLAGSLIQMDDGQLCFFYDPDYLSSNGAALSVSMPLQEVPCPDAVARPFFSGLLPDERARKRLAAALGVSQQNAFGLLEIIGGECAGALSLLPQGSAPPDFNSQDIEPLDEKRLSQILDLLRDRPLLGGEEGVRLSLAGAQDKLAVCVMDGQISLPRAGKPTTHILKPFIEGLDGTVENELFCMRLANRVGLQAPHVIKSSAGNTDFILVERYDRIQQADGSIAKLHQEDFCQALSVPPELKYEEEGGPGIAQSAGLIQKHTRRPAADRLAFQRMVMFHYMVGNADAHAKNFSLLYHASTPDLAPLYDVVCTAAYPRLTKKLAMQIGGRGLADTITLEQWYALTSQTKAAQRVLRTELATMANRIEEEADALLVELQAEDLFHPALKTVRKIIGTRVKLVRDQLEKA
- a CDS encoding helix-turn-helix domain-containing protein, producing MIMANIDNSQDLGALIREERKRQALTQEQLAALSGVGVRFVRELEHGKESCQVGLALTVMQTLGLTFTVNNRDNEA
- the hypF gene encoding carbamoyltransferase HypF, which translates into the protein MLALSLIIRGQVQGVGFRPTVWRLAREYGLTGDVKNTGEGVEVRVWGEMAERFEAILKANLPGLARIDSIARHSLSGAAPQSFEIVNSQEGSVTQLAVTPDMATCPDCLDEIQDPFDRRYRYPFNNCTNCGPRFTIVQSGPYDRARTTMAPFVMCEDCAGEFANPADRRFHAQPVACPHCGPTVWIEDLKSGARVEADDSPRLLADLILAGHVVAIRGLGGVHLACDATNAKTVEALRIRKRRKAKAFAMMARDLKVIGRYVAISTVEAAVLTSPAAPILLLYGQGETLPEAVAPGLSRLGFMLPHTPLHHLMFEYLDRPLIMTSGNISGHPQCTTNEEIRDKLSAIADFALMHDREIANRIDDSVVAVDLGEARILRRARGYAPQAITLPDDFPQEPCILAMGSELKNTFCLTQKGQAILSQHMGDLEDAATNEEQRHNLALFSALFHHHAEHLIVDAHPDYLSTRFGYEIAKGRPVAEVQHHHAHIASCMAENGVRLADGPILGLALDGSGLGYDGTIWGGEFLLADYQSYRRLAHIKPVPLPGGAAAVREPWRNAYAHVVSSMGWPQFADRFGNLDLVERFGAQPLATLDAMMREGINAPLSSSCGRLFDAAAALCGVAWGRQSFEGEAAMLFEAVIDRQCLKAEERAAYPFVVRAGSPLQLDPAPALEAMLEDRLKGASSGLLSARFHLGLAEALARLTLILAHQQRINIVALSGGCFQNATLFALLHDRLANEGLHILSHSKVPCNDGGLSLGQAAIGLARGLNLMSG
- the hypB gene encoding hydrogenase nickel incorporation protein HypB, translating into MCGTCGCSDPNSAVSMIDPETGEASLLRSDHDHHHHDHTHHHHHHAHNAHGHSHHHDHDHSHEHSGRIISVEQAILAENDRLAQRNRGWFEGRGVLALNLVSSPGAGKTTLLEKTIETLSPTVELTVIEGDQMTTNDADRIRAAGASALQINTGAGCHLEADMIAAATKKLNPAPGSIVMIENVGNLVCPAMFDLGEHMKIAIVSTTEGDDKPVKYPYMFSASEVVIVNKIDLAPYVDFDEERISANIRKVNPQARIFMLSARTGEGMAEWIDFLKELKRDMSVAG
- a CDS encoding tyrosine-type recombinase/integrase — translated: MPRLTKSVVDAAKPKASQYTVWCSDLKGFGVFIMPSGTRTYFVDYRNTHNRRRRMTIGRHGTITAEEARKLAIVTTGEDPVEDRAVQRRKTMTVKELCEAYLEAADKGLIMGKSNRPKKESTLSTDRGHIANHIIPLLGSKRVSDLTKPDINRFIREVVAGRTVRTARTQKPRGKSIVKGGPGAASRSAGLLGGILAFAVSEGIIDVSPSIGVKRPADKIRTRRLSPSEYRSLGKALEEAKAEGELHQLIDCIWLLALSGCRSGEITNLKWDEVQSNEGCLRLLDSKEGSSVRPAGRALLDHIEAIEREEDWPYVLTPARTGQIFGGLPGGWMRIKKRAGFTDVSPHTLRHSFASTAGDLGYSELTIAAMLGHSAATVTSRYIHHLDAVLIAAADKVAARIYQMMTSD
- the hypE gene encoding hydrogenase expression/formation protein HypE — translated: MNEMSKLTAGRISLAHGGGGKAMHDLINQIFTARFKPQSREDQARLKHPALLEPGAQLAFTTDSFVVSPLEFPGGDIGKISVCGTVNDLAVGGAQPLWLSAGFILEEGFDIATLMRIVESMVCTAEEAGVSIVTGDTKVVDKGKGDGVFINTSGVGVIPPGRELLASSVKAGDVAIVNHRLGDHGAAILAARGDLALSASIASDCQPLNGLMEAVLRVAPHVRAARDATRGGLASSLNEIAQEAGVGIEIEEKLLPIHSEVRGVSEILGLDPLYLANEGTLVLFVPEAEAEAALGAMKATSAGHQSAIIGRAVEDHPKRVIMQTLFGGGRIVDMLVGEQLPRIC
- the hypC gene encoding HypC/HybG/HupF family hydrogenase formation chaperone, with translation MCLGIPGQIVGITDPERKLAMVDISGVRREVNVTCVAMNNALEDLVGQWTLIHVGFAMSLIDEAEAALTLKALHELDEVSDTLESIEETKTMLGAETQSGQGPS
- a CDS encoding GAF domain-containing protein, which produces MMTNRNDDKDGDDYCASSSTQKFNLAQMNSIAGSYDVAMARARRFFLDTGNVEGNIPVTILQSWRRSADYGVAMETPAKVEIPTRAELSALIERNESLVQASWGEVEALRRDIGQSEGVVILTDPEGQILMRVGNDTFMQEANRLALMPGASWNERLMGTNAIGTAIQEESPLTICGTEHFLDPNGVLSCSAIPILNPQGSILGTLDLSTPANVPHDHLLALLGRAVTHIERNVFQYNSDSWERMIIHNNPSLLGSPHEGVLAFEGDKLVGANRIAMTLLGLPWSAIGGLRFNDLFSVQHGSVNRTASADECIVQTLNGQTFFARMVQATSERRRQVVSPTPLSQQRNVKDLPRHPHEILDDLQKDHIVGPISRRKPHAGALLTASDERDDSGEAVLIVVQGEVRCFTSFEGKELTLFSLGPGDAMILRDHLQMEMRTEGEVYILRHKEFETALGMSTEFALSVIPVVEHLLRKSIELIEDMVFHSVKFRLVRMVVDRVDKSGRPTARGISVQMQSNGEEIAMRLGVTRQTVSTAIAGLIRDGYVERLGSKEFLVRDLGKLKALLDKK